The following nucleotide sequence is from Bactrocera oleae isolate idBacOlea1 chromosome 2, idBacOlea1, whole genome shotgun sequence.
cacttaactgttgtttgtatcacctaaacatAATTGAGTGAGATATAgggttgtatataatataatgaaagcatttgattcttgcaagttgttagagtatataatgttcggttacacctgaacttagcgcTTCCCTACTTGTCTTAACATACaagggtataaaatatatttgtctttgatcgttcagtttgtatgatagctatatgctatagaggtccgatctgaacaatttgtccggagattataccgttgcttaggaaaataattcatgtcaaacttcgtgaaaatatcttgtcaaaacacaaaagttttccatacaagaacgtgATTCCCATCGTTCAGgttatatagcagctatatgttttattgatccgatatcggcgaagGAAAGGAAGGAAAGGGCATGGCGAAATTTCGGATAGAAATTTTagaaactaagggactagttcgcgcacATAGATATagtagctaaatcgactcagcttgtcacgctgatcatttatattcttatttaaTAGGACTTCTGACGCTTCTTTCCGGTTATttaaaacttcgtggcaaacttaatataccctgttctggaAGCAATGATTTTAATAACAGATTATTCTACTTAATAATGTTTTTCACGCTACTTTCATCAGCCTTTTCTTAATTCATTTTCCCTTCGctaaatattttctgtttttctgTTCTACCTTTCTTCTTATTTCGCCTTCTTCGTTCGATTCTACCACCCACACTTgaataagtgaatgatgtctgaGCTTCACCATTATCCTTTTGCAGCTCATCACGTCCATCAGcaggtttttaattaaaactccaCACCCTGTTGCTACTGTTTCTGCAACACTTACTGCAACGGTTGTAATTATTATGTTGTCAAGAATACGCGTATATGGTACACATATCAACCGCAATGGACACTCAAAGCCTGAGTGATGTACACACGGGCTGTACGGCGAGCGTGTGACTAAATGCGGCGAACTGCTGCAATTGACAGTTTggagattaaattaaaaatttcttgggATAAAATGGAAGTGCAAAATTCAAGATACTGTCTAGGGTTCGTCTTGTTTAATTAGGGTATAAGACAAACTAGGAAAATGCTATGCTATGCTATGTATGTCTTCAGAAGTTCACAACTCCTTCGAAAACGTTTGTGTGACAATGTTTTACCGTTTGTCTAAGCGTTTTCAAAAGGCAGCGAATTGAGGGAGTATTACGTTCATAAGTTTACCATGGACAGCAGTCGTAAGGCGTCACCATTAATATAGGATAACTTATTGGTAGTACTTGGTGACTATATCCCTGCTTATCAGCGACTCACAGTCTTCTTCTTTCATATTTCGACCATTACTTTTAATCATATCTCGCTTAATTTTTTAACCCTTGAAAAAGTTCTTTCACACATCGACGAAGAATAAAGATAAGGGAAAAGACGTAGTAAGCTTTTGAGTATACACTCCGACAGCAAAGCGGCAATACTAGCGCTGAGCTCGATAATTGTGCACTCAAAGCTAGTTAAGGAGTGTTTGTCCGTATTAGAAATAGCATCTAGCTTTATCATCATTAGAATCGTTTGGGTGCCCAGTCATAGTGGAATTATTGGTAACTGCATAACCGATGACCCTTGCCACGCTCACATTGAAAGGAAACGAGTTGGATCTCTATTTGCATCTTGCACGGGTGTGTCTTGTATTTGCAGGACTGAGGTTGAATCATTTCCGCAGTCTTACCGACGGCAAACCAGGAGACATAACCGAATCTGACATTAGctgtctcaacaaatttgtgatacgCTCAAAGCGCTGTGTCGCTTTTTGAGGGTATTTTGATTAATTATATAGGAGTTTAAGGTACCATAACGGACaatttaagctgtccaagtcagatccctgttaggatcgacctcgtaacctaacctaacttgtatggaaattttcgTGTTAACAGATATTTCAAAGTTTCTGTGAGTAATCCACTCTTTTGTAGTAATTGTTGGCACCGTTCCCCGTTTAAATATTTCACGCTCTTccaattcacatattttaaagtaaaaagttcgttcggtcaagtaaaaagtccgttcggtttttatctaagagatggcgttattgtccatagactagtgttacgtgtcgcatcatgtcatactgtACGGCGGTGAAGACGTGTTTATTctcgctaaaagtttgtctttgacagtttttcgattgatttactcagtttgttgtgagcgctcgtcaaagatggacaccaacaaagagaaaattcgctatattttacaattcttcttcgatcaaggcgaaaaagcagccaaagcggttgaaaaaattaatttagtttatgggcccgatactgtaaacgaacgtgtagcacaaaagtgatttgctaggttccgttccagtaatttcgatgtcagAAATGTACCACGTGTCGGgcggcctgtcgtcgaaaattgcgataaaattatggaaatatagtatttaattgctgaggaactaaagataagccagaaaacctttgggaaccatttgcataaccttggattcaaaaaggagctcgatgtttgggtgtcacacgaactaacgcaaaaaacatgatggaccgaatttccatctgcaaatcgctgcagaatcgcaacaaaatcgacccgtttctgaagcggattgtgactggcgatgaaaaatgggtcacttatgacaacatcgagtgcAAACGGACGTGGTCAAAACtcgggaagcggcccagatggtggccaagaccggattgacggccaggaaggttttgctgtgaacaatctactgcgagctgctcccctatggccaaacgctaaATTCGGCCcactactgccaacaactggaccgcttgaaggcagcactcatccagaagaggccatctttgatcaacagaggccgaattgtgttccatcagggcaacgccaggccacacacgtctttggtgactagCCAGAAGCTCGGGtaggaggttctaatgcacccgccttatagtccggacctggcaccaagtgattaccatcttttcctgtctaGCGAACGCGCCTAATGGTGAGAAGtcggcctcaagagaggcctgtgaaaattggctctccgagttttttgccaatagggacgcaaccttacgagaggggtataatgaagttggcatctcgttgtcAACAAGTTTgtgaacaaaacggcacatatttgacttaaatcggacaaattcacacaaagttatcatcttttgaaaaatcaataaaaaaccgaacgaactttttactttacttaatatattatagTCGCGCTCGCGGATAGTAAAACTAAAAGTCTACTTATGAATACCTTGAGATGACCACATAATTTCTTTCGTTTCAAGcttaaaattatacattaatGCTTAAAATTTATTCTAGATCAATGAGAATCTGAttcttatttttcaatttacaaaCTCCAGTTTAGGCTTCGGCATTATTCTTGGACATAAACGTGCTAACTTTGTGCTGTTTTCCAAGTTATAGTAGATTATCTCCAAAATTAATACGGCCGAGCTAAGTAGCATAGCAGCTACTAAAAATAGGATGGCCGGTAAGAAATGCTGTAGATCTACTTCGACCTCATAATTTTGACTTAGGCTACAATCCATTTGTGGTAACTGCCATTGATTTTCGTTATGTTGCAACAACCCGGAGGTATGAAATTTCGCAATCGTTGTTGTAAAGTATTCGCGAAATGGTGAACTTTTCGttataccaataccaatacgaTATGGTGGAATCAACGGTACATCTTGTAAATCACAGAATTCCTTTTCGCTTAGCAagtctttaaaaatattacgaaatcaatttttcattaattaattttaaagttaaattatCTTGACAATACAAAGAATACCTTTTAGTATGTAGTACATACGATTAGCTGACACATGAAAGGCATAGCCACCCTTTTTTATGCGCTCAGCGCCCTCTTCGATTGATAAAATATTCCTCTCGCGATTTTTGCAAACACGCTCTTTGTAAATTGCGACCCCTAGCGGCACTGTGGTCTTTTCAAAGACTTCAATATTATACGGTATATTTTCTATACCAATTTCGAGGCTGCTATTATATAGTGCTTTCAAATTGGTTATAGTACGTGGTGAGACGGAAAGCAGTGAGCCCACAATGAAAGCGCCATAAAACTGTTGCAACAACAAGCTAAACAGGCAAACAGCGAAGATAAGCGTACGCGTTGAGGTGGCGGTGAATGCGTCATTAGCGGGTCCTTGCATGAAAAATGCTTCTAGAATAGAGAAAATCGCATAATCGAAACGCGTCTGAAAATGTGGatctttatttatgaaaaaacgaTTTTCATGATGCAAATGTAGTTGCAATAATAATGTGGTTAAAACAATAATCGCTATAACTGTGTACCAGACCTCTTCGACAAATGGCTGAAAGAAGATATTACGAATGTCATTGCGACGCGGATGACGGAAAATGAAGAATACACTGCAAACATATTCAAGTTGAAAGTAAAGTGTTTTTATTATGGTATGGTGGTATATGGAGCCAACTTACAATTCCGTATGTACCGCTATTGTGTAATCTATTAAATGTACCCTATTTGGTACAAAACGCATGGGACATAGTGAAAATTCCGCTTCACCAGAGAGTAGTAAGTTCATAACACCATCCCAGCTGCCATTCGGCGAATGTGCACCCCAAGTTTCTCTAAGTAGTGGTTGAAAGCTGAAAATATAGAGAGTGCTGTTATAGATGTATGTCTCTAGAAATGTTTCTAATTGCTGAGGCCTATTTTCAGATACTCACAGGTCTTTATTTCTAATCTCGAATATAAGTGAAAAGATgctgttattatataatatatagataatgAATATTCACATTTTATTCGTGTTCGAACAATACCCTAAAACTTCAAAATCCCCTAAGTTTCTGAAAATGGTCATTTTAACTGCCCGCCCTGAacatttttcagatttttttttttgttaagtagGTAGCGCTATCCTTAATAACTAGGCCAAAAATTAGCGAGATCTATCAACAGAAgagttttgcgatttttacaaggggaaataatattgaacaaagaatttgcttaaaattttgtgtttcgaaccaaatttcgtggGCGGAATCGTTGGGAATGTTATGAAAGGCTTATAGTGAATAAattctatcgaaaacccaagGCTACGACTGGTACAAAGCCTTTAAGGATGGTCGAGAAATCATCGAAGACATGTCTCGTTCCGGTTGTCCTTCGACGTCTACCACtaacgataacatcaaaaaagtgaaggaaatcgtGCTCGAAAATCATCATGCGAGTGTTAGAAAGATAACACATAAGCTACGTTTAATTTTGACCGATAATTTGGGTTGaaaagagctgaattttttgcaaaaagaccgCACCGATCAACCACCGTGTTCCCCGGATTTGGccccatgcgacttttttttgtttccgaaactcaagttaccactcctTAGTActagttagaaaaaaatttggattgaAACTTTGGTAGGTTAAGATATGCAAACTTTGATAAGTCAAGACGCAGACCTTGTATTCAGAATAAATTAGATCTACGAAATACTTTCAGTGTATGTATAGTAATATAATGGCTTCAATTTTTTACCTTACGTCAAATACAGGTTCCATTAACTTAATCAGTTGGTAGGTTTTCCTTTGCATGGGGtcgaaatttttattgtacaaagAGTTCAAATAGTCATAATCCTCCATACCGGCGGGTTTTTCACGTATCTAAAGAGATCAACGTTTTTTCCAAAGACTCtctcttttaaaaattaagttttttaagtaTACGCACCACTATGCCACCTACTAATTGTAAACCTTTGAAATTGCGCCGCCTGTTGACGAAGGTTTGATGGAACCGCAAATTAAGTTTAAGACCTTTAGCGGCGCTCCAATAACCTTTCGGTTCAATATCCAACCaatctttttgtattttgtaaatgTCGAAAAGTTGTATTGTATTACTGTAATCGGAAAAATTAGTTGTTTAATAAGTCATAATCGAAATAAAGATTAATTGTCAAATGACTAAGTTTGCAACAGGCAAACAGAAAATATGTCTTCACAGTCTTCTCTGACATTTTTACGAAAATGTCCAAATAGGAAAAATGCTTTCGACGTCTTCTAAgacatttttatgaaaatgctCTCTGGTTTAAGGATTCCAGAAAGTGACCATAACtcctaataaaataaaacaaaactgttatttcacTTAGCTAAAATTTCAAGCGCTTTGATCTCATGCATTTCTAGCTCTCGTTCTATCGCTGAATACGATTATTTTCCTTTTGATCTGTTAGTAACACTTTAATGTGGTATGgaatatgaattaaaataattctCACTCTCGTTTTCTCGATCTATTTTATTTAGCCACGCTTTGGTAGCATCGTCTCATCTCTTTGCCGAGAACATGAGAGAAATCACTGAGATGTTGCCAAAATTTGTCTCTAATAGTGAAAAGAAAAACCTTTGGACTACGGTTGTGAATGCTAGTACTTTGCGATGGAGTCACTCTCCCACCATAAACCCTTAGTAGTAGTCGTGTCTAACCCTCTAGCTTTCTTCACCTTTTCTATACTTGAAAGCCATGaataaaatctgaaattttggacAGGTTTTTCTTCTAACGAAAATGCTACTGTTTCTGACAAGTgggaaacgccgatatcggaccactatatcatatagctgccatacaaactgaacgcttgAAATTTAGTCCTTGTATGAagaactgttttatttgaagagatatttgCAAGAAATTTTACATGGATTATTGTTGAAAGCATCGGTACGATCTCCGAGGAAACTGTTCAGATAGGATCATCgtagcctatagctgccatacaaactgaactatcgaaATTAAgcccttgtattgaaaactttttcatatgacgagatatcttcaaacaatttggcatggattattgctaaAGTGGTGTAACCTCCgatgaaatttttcagatcggaccacaaactgaccggtcataaattcttgtatggagtctcttgtatttgtgaagggtattatagcttcggtgtaaccgaagttaacgtttaaaattgttttgtttttatcacTAAGCACTTTTTCGAGAgtgttaaataattatattgcaCACATATGTCAACTATTGAATAatctatttataattatatatttcacgCTCACTTCGCATCCAATCGAACGCCGACTGTTATATCCGCGCTTATATTCACTGGCAGTGGCGTCATCACTCGACGCACATTCGCCAGCGCTGTCGCCACTGTACGTTGCTTGGACATTATGAACCAGACGCGAGAATTGTTGAAACGCGAGCCCACATCAACGCGCACTCTATATCCACCAGCATCGATGGTGTCAACACTAATCACATTTGAGCCCAAAACATACTGTTGCAACAAGACATCCTCCAGCTGTGCCACATAGATACCAACGCGCGGTGAGTCATGATAGAAGAGTCTTTGAAACTCAGTAGAGTTTTCAACGGATTTCGCTTGATGGACATCATAAAACTGAAGTGATGCCACATTAAGCAGTGCACGTAATGCATTATCCTTTTGCAAACCCGCCTCCTGTTGTGTTTGGTCGGTGACGCTGTTGTACGCGATAATGGCATGttgtatatgttgttgttttaaaatgtCAGCAAAGGCGCGAAATTCATAGGTATTCGCGGCAGTTAAAACACCAAGATTCCACTTGGATAAAAGCAATATGAGAATTGTGATGAGTTGAGTATATCCGCATGGCAATGCCGTCGCGAATGTTTGCCGCCGGGCTGTAGTAGTGCCATGTATGACAGCCATTGCACTGATTTATCGTTGGCGCGTCTGACAAGTGCGTAGCAAAATTGACGCTTTTATATCACATTACGTCGGATAATTGGCAAATGGAGGGGAGGCAATTTGAGTCACTGACTCAAACACCGTTTGCCCTAGAAAAAGACTATTGGTCAattaggcaaaaaaaaaaaaaaacacatgctAACAAGCATCTACACAGTCCCTTTAAGCAAGCTACCtccctttaaaatataatatattttgctgCATTATTTAGCACCATTGATTTTGCATTTCATTGcaacaaaattcaatatttactgCTAGTATGCTTGCAACTTCAATTTGTAACAGCACCGTTTACAACAAAAATCTGTTTATTGAAACACCTGCCATTGCCACATGCCTTCACGTACATAACGGCACCTTAATTATCGCATTAACGTTAATCAGCGTCGATTTGTCACAGGTGTCACAACAGTTACTTAAACCACTTAGCTGCTGCTTTTTTTATGGGCAAGTAATTGCAACTGTTGTTGGTTTTAGAATTGCAATTACAGCTGTTGCAACAAATGTTTGCAAAAAGCGTAATTATCGCCATTATTGGCAATGTCATCATCAACTTAATTCCACTTTTGTCGCATTTAAGGCACGTACCACGCACATAACGGTAATGGCTGCTCGagggaaatttgaaatttaaaaagctGGAGATATATTTCTGAACATCattttaatacagttttttCAGTGATATACACATacgtaaaaacaaatattattattattttagcacAATTAAGCACTTAAATGATCAATCAATTGTATACCCGATTGAGTACCACTAATATAGTTAAGAATAAGTTAGAAAGCTGGAAAATTACAGATATTTATGGATATATGAATAAAGGGGGTGATAGGccaatttgttttgaaaaattcccAGTAAAGACGCAATTTTGGTTGCAATACCAATTTCTCTTGAAGAAGTAAAGGTAATTTTTAAGACACGtcgttttcaagaagaaataaatcgCAACAGCGTGAGATAGTGCGTTCTCCCTTGACCGTTACATTATGGctcacttaatttttaaagaaatatggtgacagtgactttttgaggctGTAAcagcgtctcaacaatggcttgtggattatcatcaatCCAAAGGCGccagttttgtttattaaccTACCCAATAACCGTAGTGAGATACATCgcagaacaaaattttcttgtgtagTTTGGGTTAggtggccatctcgttttgAGTTCACTAATTAAACATGCTTCACAGCAAcaatagcgtcttcggtgcGCACTCTGCGGCAACTCTGAGCATGCGCATTGGTCAATAAAGTAAACGTGATACGAAATCGATCCACGGTTGCATGAATTATCGACTCTGCTGGACGATTATGTGGAGTATTGGACGCAGCGCGCAATGAATTTTGTGAATAACACGTAGCTAGATTTTTCGGTTTCAGGTAGATAATTGCCTGCCAAGTTAAATCTATATGTAATtacgctaaaaaaaattttgtgagcCCCGTTTGGACTGTGTTGTCTTGACATGGTATATGGATAAAATTTATACTGTTGGAAAGGCGAAGACTTGCAGAAGTGCACAAGTATGCGAGTATAGGTGAGAACAGCAAGCGCTGCGCTAACAACAATTCTGGCAGCTGCAATAACTTCAACGGCTTCATCATAATATTTGTGAGTTGATTCTTTATTACTTTAAATTGTAACATATTTATGCTCCCACTTAATTCAAAAACATAAGccatatttaattcaaattatagCTAGAAGCGTTAAGTAAATTGCTAAAATGCCGAAACTCGATATTTCATGGTTTAAAGGGTGGTTCTAAAATATAATTGGTTTGTGCTAgcataaatttcattttgacttatcacaaaatttataaaatttctttaaatgcaAAAGAGCGATGGTGAATCTTTACTTTGCTCCCTATGCTGAAATGTATCTCtaattcttaaaattaaaaaaatttaacgttGTTGCTTAGACAGAAAGGCTATCGTCAAAAATCCTTTTCACATTTAAGCACCACCCTTACATTTATGAGTATTTCAACGCTTGAGTTGTTGCAACTATTTACCCAAATTATGTTGTTTCTTCGAAGGCAAaaccatttaattaaaatttcgaatattatGACCTGCTGCCGAATTATCGGTTGtgtatatttgcttttgttgcgaGCAATGTTGGCTATTGCCATTTATTAACTTTAAGACATATAGGTTTTCAAAATCAGTTTGTTGcatgtaaaatatacatacgtttAGTATGCGAGTTGTAGTGAATATAGCAAGCATTGACTAACCACAATTCCGTCTGCTGTTATAATTGCAGTGGCTTCATCAATCATCTTCATTTCCACTCTAATTTTCAggttaataatatatacattttgctctCATCAAAAGCAATTGTTGCAAGTATTCTTGcgttagcaaaattaaattttcgtgaGCTTGAAACCCAATTATGAATATACCTATATGTTACAAAGTTATATAGCTATTTCCTGGTACAAGTACattcaaatataattacaaatCTTTTATAGCGATTAATTTCGATTTCTGTTATGAATTTATATGGCTAATGACAATTGTCATTtatatttgacattttattatAGCCTGGTCTTAGGCAATGATCTGTGCCAAAGttcctgaagatatcttgtcaaataacaCCCTGACATATATTGTACTATACAGCATTGTAATGCTTTGAGTGGTAGACACTACGACATCTCAACGTATTTAAGAAAATCTACAAGAAATAAAACTAAGACTCCTTTAAATTATTTgctaaaactttaatatttccTCCAAGAAGTTTCCATATGCAAAatgaacttttttatataaatatactgcATGCATGTTCGTTCTTACATGATACCAGACTTGTTGCCATTACGAAAATGAAATACTCAGCTGCCATCTGAAGATGGAAATGAAAGCTCAAATGCTCTCAACCATAACATGCACATTACAATTACGTAATATGCATATAGAAAACAACTGTCAGCTGACACTCTAGTTGAATAGGATGCTGGATTATTATTTGCCGCAACACATGACTGACATTATGTGAGTCGCATAGTCTAAATAATTTCCTGTCCatcggtatatacatatgtgctaaTATAAACTGTTATGGTAGTCAATTCAGTCACAATTATTAAGAAATAGGGCATATTAAGCTTACTTAGGTGGAAaacatcaaaaataataatcataaaaacacTAATAACGTGGAATTGAGTACAATAATGTTCTTAATAGATTTATTGTATTTCcaatatatatctaatatattatataatataaggggttatatacagttagaaggaaaaattgaattttccagaagtttttctgagaaaacttttaaatttattgatccaaaaatttatacacatattatgttaaattttaactatatttaaGACTTAGTGctagtaaaaatatgtatttagaaaAGAGCTACAGCTGATCTCCGGAGCTTCTCTCAAAAAAGACGTTTTGCGGTGATCACTATATCTCTGCACTGGATCTTCTGAATTTAAAAACCCAAACAGATTTCGTTAAAGTAATGTTAAGTCTAGTAATGAATCGAaggaataagcaaaataaaattttttgacaaaatagcggtttctcaaaacaaaaatcgatttttcaccgaaatttcggccttaaattgtttataaaaacaacacTTTTTATCGGAGAGAAAAAATCTTCAactaattagtaaaaaatatatttaaaaatatatattataatatatatttgaaaaaatcgattttttgaaaatactaaCTGTATGTAACCCCATAAATAAAGCGAATAAAATCGTTTGGATTTGTCTTTAAAACAGCTGTTTCCTTGATTGCTAGAGGCTAGCGTCTACTAAGGCATATGTCCTAATATTCACAGatattacctttttattattacaactACACTAATCAGTATTAAGTA
It contains:
- the Ir84a gene encoding ionotropic receptor 75a, which encodes MAVIHGTTTARRQTFATALPCGYTQLITILILLLSKWNLGVLTAANTYEFRAFADILKQQHIQHAIIAYNSVTDQTQQEAGLQKDNALRALLNVASLQFYDVHQAKSVENSTEFQRLFYHDSPRVGIYVAQLEDVLLQQYVLGSNVISVDTIDAGGYRVRVDVGSRFNNSRVWFIMSKQRTVATALANVRRVMTPLPVNISADITVGVRLDANNTIQLFDIYKIQKDWLDIEPKGYWSAAKGLKLNLRFHQTFVNRRRNFKGLQLVGGIVIREKPAGMEDYDYLNSLYNKNFDPMQRKTYQLIKLMEPVFDVSFQPLLRETWGAHSPNGSWDGVMNLLLSGEAEFSLCPMRFVPNRVHLIDYTIAVHTEFVFFIFRHPRRNDIRNIFFQPFVEEVWYTVIAIIVLTTLLLQLHLHHENRFFINKDPHFQTRFDYAIFSILEAFFMQGPANDAFTATSTRTLIFAVCLFSLLLQQFYGAFIVGSLLSVSPRTITNLKALYNSSLEIGIENIPYNIEVFEKTTVPLGVAIYKERVCKNRERNILSIEEGAERIKKGGYAFHVSANRMYYILKDLLSEKEFCDLQDVPLIPPYRIGIGITKSSPFREYFTTTIAKFHTSGLLQHNENQWQLPQMDCSLSQNYEVEVDLQHFLPAILFLVAAMLLSSAVLILEIIYYNLENSTKLARLCPRIMPKPKLEFVN